A single genomic interval of Psychroserpens sp. NJDZ02 harbors:
- the trkA gene encoding Trk system potassium transporter TrkA: MKIIIAGAGEVGFHLAKLLSYESQEITLIDTDRDSLSYADNHLDIKVLKGDATSIAILKEAKIDRADLLIGVTASETTNITVCVLAKQLGAKRTIARISNTEFITHKDEVGFTRFGIDELISPESLAAAEIELLLNQSAFKDSYEFEDGALTMVSLKLSRTAGFVGKTVKEAAELFSEIHFVPIAIQRFGTQYTIIPRGDTEFREGDNAVFITCAGGGEELCKMTGKTNTPVKDVMILGGSKIGYKTGRDLSANGFNVKLIENNKEIAFDLADDLPKVLVINGDGRNVELLEEENISDMDAFISVTGNSETNIMSCLMAKSKGVKKTIALVENMDYFELSQSIGIDTLINKKLLAANNIFRYIRKGEVVAMTKLNNMNAELLEFRVKSSSKICNKLIKDVKFPRSAIVGGVIRNGEGLIALGGFRIEEGDYIVVCCLPRSIKEVEKLFL; the protein is encoded by the coding sequence ATGAAAATAATTATTGCTGGAGCTGGTGAAGTAGGATTTCATTTAGCAAAATTATTGTCTTACGAGTCTCAAGAAATAACACTTATTGATACAGATAGAGACAGTTTGTCTTACGCGGATAACCATTTAGATATTAAAGTCTTAAAAGGTGATGCCACATCTATTGCAATTTTGAAAGAAGCAAAAATAGATAGAGCAGATTTGTTAATTGGTGTTACAGCGTCGGAGACTACAAATATTACGGTTTGTGTTTTGGCAAAACAATTAGGTGCAAAACGTACGATTGCTAGGATATCAAATACTGAATTTATTACACATAAAGATGAGGTCGGATTTACCAGATTTGGTATTGATGAACTTATTTCTCCAGAAAGTTTGGCGGCAGCAGAGATTGAATTGCTTTTAAACCAATCTGCTTTTAAAGATAGTTACGAATTTGAAGATGGTGCGTTAACCATGGTTAGTCTTAAATTATCTAGGACAGCTGGATTTGTTGGGAAAACGGTAAAAGAAGCAGCGGAGTTGTTTTCTGAAATACATTTTGTGCCCATTGCAATTCAGCGTTTTGGAACACAGTATACAATCATACCAAGAGGAGATACCGAGTTTAGAGAAGGTGATAATGCAGTGTTTATAACTTGTGCAGGTGGTGGTGAAGAGTTGTGCAAAATGACTGGTAAAACCAACACGCCTGTAAAGGATGTTATGATTTTGGGAGGAAGTAAAATTGGTTATAAAACCGGGAGAGACTTGTCTGCTAATGGTTTTAATGTCAAGCTAATTGAAAACAATAAAGAGATTGCTTTTGATTTAGCAGATGATTTACCAAAAGTATTAGTCATAAATGGAGATGGTAGAAACGTCGAGTTGTTAGAAGAAGAAAATATTAGTGATATGGATGCTTTTATTTCTGTGACTGGTAATTCTGAAACTAACATCATGTCTTGTTTGATGGCTAAATCCAAAGGCGTAAAGAAAACGATCGCATTGGTTGAAAATATGGATTATTTTGAATTATCTCAATCTATCGGTATTGATACATTGATTAATAAAAAGCTTTTAGCTGCAAATAATATATTTAGATATATCCGTAAAGGTGAGGTTGTGGCAATGACTAAGCTTAACAACATGAATGCAGAGTTGTTAGAGTTTAGGGTTAAATCCTCATCGAAAATTTGTAATAAATTAATAAAAGACGTTAAATTTCCTAGATCTGCTATTGTCGGAGGCGTTATTAGAAACGGTGAAGGTTTAATTGCGTTGGGAGGTTTTAGAATTGAGGAAGGCGATTATATCGTGGTGTGTTGTTTACCAAGATCTATAAAAGAAGTGGAAAAATTATTTTTATAA
- the ubiE gene encoding bifunctional demethylmenaquinone methyltransferase/2-methoxy-6-polyprenyl-1,4-benzoquinol methylase UbiE, whose translation MAKVNPYKNSDLGKKEQVTKMFDTISGEYDGLNRVISFGIDIKWRKKVVALVKATNPKNILDIATGTGDLAINLAETSAEKIIGLDISSGMLDVGKQKIKTKKLDQKIDMVIGDSENMPFDDNTFDAITVAFGVRNFETLEKGLKDILRVLKPGGIFVILETSVPTKFPFKQGYKFHSKVILPTVGKLFSKDKTAYKYLSESANAFPYGEALNNILRNIGFINVTDMPQTFGVATIYKASKQ comes from the coding sequence TTGGCAAAAGTAAATCCATACAAAAATAGCGACTTAGGTAAGAAAGAACAAGTCACCAAAATGTTTGATACCATCTCTGGAGAATATGACGGTCTAAACCGAGTAATTTCTTTCGGGATTGATATCAAATGGCGTAAAAAAGTCGTCGCCTTAGTAAAGGCAACTAACCCTAAAAACATTTTAGACATCGCTACAGGTACTGGCGACTTAGCTATTAACCTAGCCGAAACCAGTGCTGAAAAGATAATAGGATTAGATATTAGTAGCGGAATGCTAGACGTTGGTAAACAGAAAATAAAAACCAAAAAATTAGATCAAAAAATTGATATGGTCATTGGTGATTCTGAAAACATGCCCTTTGATGATAATACGTTTGATGCGATTACTGTAGCCTTTGGCGTTCGAAATTTTGAAACTTTAGAAAAAGGATTAAAAGATATTTTACGAGTTTTAAAACCAGGCGGTATTTTTGTGATTCTAGAAACGTCTGTTCCAACCAAATTCCCTTTTAAACAAGGTTATAAGTTCCATTCTAAGGTTATTTTACCTACAGTTGGAAAATTGTTTTCAAAAGACAAAACAGCCTACAAATACTTAAGCGAAAGTGCTAACGCATTTCCTTACGGAGAAGCGTTGAACAATATTTTACGTAATATTGGGTTTATTAATGTTACAGATATGCCTCAAACATTTGGTGTAGCTACAATTTACAAAGCATCAAAACAATAA
- a CDS encoding porin family protein — MNTKHIYVLLFTLFAVTASKAQLFSREKIKNLETVDKATISWGYYLGFNNLDFKFDYNSNIGDIQTESTTGFNVGLLGNFRINDYLDLRLEPGLVISQRNLLYQENYFADFEDDISDSDLLREIKSTYVYFPLLLKISTKRVNNFKPFVLAGVSTAINLSSNEKNPDDNSSGDFRMVKNMQFFELGFGIDFYLDRFKFTPSIRGVFAMKDELIRDEDPNSPWTSNINQMQTRGVFINFTVQ; from the coding sequence ATGAATACAAAACATATTTACGTTTTACTGTTTACACTATTTGCTGTAACAGCCTCCAAAGCACAACTTTTTTCTAGAGAAAAGATTAAAAACCTAGAAACTGTAGATAAAGCGACCATTAGTTGGGGGTATTACTTAGGGTTTAACAACTTAGATTTTAAGTTTGACTACAACAGTAATATTGGTGACATCCAGACCGAAAGCACAACAGGTTTTAATGTTGGTCTTTTAGGGAATTTTCGTATTAATGATTATTTAGATTTACGTCTTGAGCCAGGCTTGGTGATTTCTCAACGAAACTTACTGTACCAAGAGAACTATTTTGCCGATTTTGAAGACGACATTTCAGACTCAGATCTGCTACGTGAAATAAAATCTACATATGTTTATTTCCCTCTATTATTAAAAATTTCAACCAAACGTGTTAATAATTTTAAACCATTTGTTTTAGCCGGAGTATCCACTGCTATAAACCTATCCAGTAACGAGAAAAACCCTGACGACAACTCCTCTGGAGATTTTAGAATGGTCAAAAACATGCAGTTTTTCGAACTTGGTTTTGGGATAGATTTCTATTTAGACCGTTTTAAGTTTACACCATCTATTAGAGGTGTATTTGCCATGAAAGACGAACTTATTAGAGATGAAGACCCTAATAGTCCTTGGACGAGTAACATCAATCAAATGCAAACACGTGGGGTTTTTATTAACTTTACTGTACAGTAA
- a CDS encoding RNA methyltransferase, whose amino-acid sequence MISKIQIKNITRLKQKKYRQQDGLFIAEGGKVIKEFLNSTFQLIDLFTTETFNVVNETIISEKELQKISCLTNANTALAIFKIPETVALSTDGLILALDSVRDPGNLGTIIRLCDWFGVKQLVCSLETVDCYNPKVVQATMGSLTRVKVYYTDLEQYLKDIKLPVFGAFMEGENVYQTTMPNEGVLVLGNEANGISKTIEGCVTDKISIPRFGALQATESLNVATAGAILLSEFRRG is encoded by the coding sequence GTGATTTCTAAAATTCAAATTAAAAATATAACGCGTTTAAAGCAAAAAAAATATAGACAACAGGACGGTTTGTTTATTGCTGAAGGCGGAAAAGTAATTAAAGAGTTTTTAAACTCTACTTTTCAGTTAATAGACTTATTTACAACGGAAACATTTAACGTTGTAAATGAAACCATTATCTCTGAGAAAGAGTTGCAGAAAATCAGTTGTTTAACTAACGCAAATACGGCATTAGCTATTTTTAAAATCCCCGAAACTGTTGCGTTAAGTACTGACGGCTTGATTTTAGCATTAGATAGTGTCCGCGATCCAGGAAATTTAGGGACTATTATTAGATTGTGCGATTGGTTTGGTGTTAAACAATTGGTTTGTAGTTTAGAAACCGTGGATTGTTATAATCCAAAAGTCGTACAGGCTACTATGGGGTCATTAACTAGAGTTAAGGTATACTATACCGATTTAGAGCAGTATTTAAAAGATATCAAATTACCTGTTTTTGGTGCTTTTATGGAAGGGGAAAATGTGTACCAAACAACGATGCCTAATGAAGGCGTTTTAGTTTTAGGAAACGAAGCTAATGGTATCTCAAAAACTATTGAAGGCTGTGTGACAGATAAAATAAGTATTCCAAGATTTGGAGCACTTCAAGCAACCGAAAGTTTAAACGTGGCTACTGCTGGAGCAATTTTGTTAAGTGAATTTAGAAGAGGATAG
- a CDS encoding BamA/TamA family outer membrane protein yields the protein MKNLQFKIVVLLVLTLLINGCDTVKRVADNQQLLTKNTLTINNQKVTNDTISNLLYQKPNTTIPLPFTSIPLRLYFYNTARPNIDSILNAKYYSQPEKMKQKSRFLSRKQLIKRLESKASFNNWIKRTGEAPVIVDTVLANKSITRIQNYYKANGWFNAKAEYKINKEDYKKASIDYNITTGHAYKLDTVNSKIGSPEVEKIYNQYKDQSLLKSGEQYRISKVYSEEDRIVDLMRDNGVYHFSQDYVSFEGDSILGNHKINIETIIEDRLIREEDVSRREKFKVYNVKDVNIYTNNSFKDRNLSITDTTTYDGYTIYSVGKLKYKPRALTNAVFITPNTIFKDNNRPLTSRKISDLRTFKYPNIDYLENPDTTLTANIYLTPLNKFELEFSTEALQSNIQTIGFSISPSLLIRNVFNAAETLEISGFTSIGASKDSNNTNDEFFDINELGINFKLTIPRLFSPFNTEKIIPKYMFPNTSLTAATSSQTNIGLDKQTFTGSFNYKWYPDTMVTNKLDLFNIQFVKNLNTANYFNVYTNSYDSLNDIAQTSGYINPSEDLRIPNGADAFLNLVDNGTYDSVLSTDDLESANAINERKQRLTEDNLIFSTNFSYTKDRRDNLADEDFSIFSARLEVAGNLFSATSKILGLEKNEDGKYEMFNVAFSQYVKTELNYIKHWSLGYKNVLAIRTFFGIAIPYGNSTNIPFTKSFFAGGANDNRAWSAYSLGPGSLNSSDEFNEANLKVALSAEHRFNLFGPLNGAFFVDAGNIWNVFDDITQEEATFSGLDSLKDIAVGSGFGLRYDFNFFVLRGDIGFKTYDPQYTLGNRWFNDYNFSNAVYNIGINYPF from the coding sequence TTGAAAAATCTCCAGTTTAAAATAGTCGTCTTATTAGTTTTAACACTACTAATTAATGGCTGTGACACCGTAAAACGTGTTGCAGATAATCAGCAACTTTTAACAAAGAACACATTAACCATAAATAACCAGAAAGTAACCAATGATACGATATCAAATCTATTGTATCAAAAACCGAATACAACAATACCACTCCCTTTTACTAGTATCCCCTTAAGGCTTTACTTTTACAATACCGCACGACCAAATATAGACTCTATTTTAAACGCAAAATATTACAGTCAGCCAGAAAAAATGAAGCAAAAATCACGCTTCTTATCAAGGAAACAATTGATCAAACGATTGGAGTCTAAAGCCAGTTTTAATAATTGGATAAAACGTACCGGAGAAGCTCCCGTAATTGTAGATACCGTTCTTGCCAATAAATCTATTACGCGTATACAAAATTACTACAAAGCCAATGGTTGGTTTAATGCCAAAGCAGAATACAAAATCAATAAAGAAGATTATAAAAAAGCATCTATTGACTACAATATAACGACAGGTCATGCCTATAAACTAGACACAGTTAATTCCAAAATTGGTTCGCCAGAAGTCGAAAAAATCTACAATCAATACAAAGACCAAAGTTTATTAAAATCAGGAGAACAATACCGCATCTCTAAAGTATATAGCGAAGAGGATCGTATTGTAGATCTTATGCGTGACAATGGGGTGTATCACTTTAGTCAAGACTATGTAAGTTTTGAGGGAGATAGTATTTTGGGTAATCACAAAATAAATATTGAAACCATAATCGAAGATAGGTTAATTAGAGAGGAAGACGTTTCAAGGCGTGAAAAATTTAAAGTTTATAATGTAAAAGACGTTAATATCTATACTAACAATTCTTTTAAAGACAGAAACCTTTCTATTACAGACACCACTACCTATGATGGTTACACTATTTATAGTGTAGGTAAACTTAAATACAAACCTAGAGCTTTAACTAATGCTGTTTTTATTACACCAAACACCATCTTCAAAGACAACAACAGACCTTTAACGTCAAGAAAAATCAGTGATTTACGTACTTTTAAATACCCAAACATAGATTACCTAGAAAATCCTGACACGACACTTACAGCAAACATCTACTTAACACCCTTAAATAAGTTTGAGCTAGAATTTAGTACAGAAGCATTACAAAGTAACATACAGACTATAGGCTTTTCTATAAGCCCAAGCTTACTAATTAGAAATGTATTTAACGCAGCCGAGACTTTAGAAATTTCTGGCTTTACCTCTATTGGTGCTTCCAAAGATAGCAACAATACTAATGACGAATTTTTTGATATTAATGAATTGGGGATAAATTTTAAACTAACTATTCCTAGACTATTCTCACCCTTTAATACAGAGAAAATCATACCAAAATACATGTTCCCTAACACCAGTTTAACAGCTGCAACTTCTAGTCAAACAAATATTGGTTTAGACAAGCAAACCTTTACAGGATCGTTTAACTATAAATGGTACCCTGACACTATGGTTACTAATAAGCTAGACTTATTCAACATTCAGTTTGTCAAAAACTTGAATACAGCAAATTACTTTAACGTTTACACCAATTCATACGATTCTCTAAATGACATAGCGCAAACTAGCGGCTATATTAATCCGTCAGAAGACTTAAGAATTCCAAACGGTGCTGATGCCTTTTTAAATCTAGTGGATAACGGAACATATGACAGTGTATTATCCACAGACGACTTAGAATCAGCTAATGCTATTAACGAAAGAAAACAAAGACTAACAGAAGACAATCTTATTTTTTCCACTAACTTTAGCTATACTAAAGATCGCAGAGATAATTTAGCTGACGAAGACTTTTCTATATTTAGTGCACGTTTAGAAGTCGCTGGCAACCTGTTTTCTGCAACCTCCAAAATACTAGGTTTAGAAAAAAACGAAGATGGTAAATACGAAATGTTTAACGTCGCGTTTTCGCAATACGTAAAAACAGAACTGAATTACATCAAGCATTGGAGTTTAGGTTACAAAAATGTTTTAGCAATACGCACCTTTTTTGGTATAGCAATACCATATGGCAACTCAACAAACATTCCTTTTACAAAAAGTTTTTTTGCAGGGGGAGCTAATGATAATCGCGCGTGGTCAGCATATAGTCTTGGCCCAGGAAGTTTAAATTCTAGCGACGAATTTAATGAAGCTAACCTTAAAGTAGCTTTAAGTGCTGAGCATCGTTTTAATCTGTTTGGACCTTTAAATGGCGCCTTCTTTGTAGACGCAGGAAATATCTGGAATGTTTTTGATGATATCACTCAAGAAGAAGCGACTTTCTCTGGTTTAGATTCTTTAAAAGACATTGCTGTAGGTTCAGGTTTTGGGTTACGTTATGACTTTAACTTTTTTGTCTTACGTGGAGATATTGGGTTTAAAACCTATGATCCGCAATACACATTAGGTAATCGTTGGTTTAATGATTACAACTTTTCAAACGCCGTTTATAACATCGGTATCAACTATCCTTTCTAA